One stretch of Candidatus Bathyarchaeia archaeon DNA includes these proteins:
- a CDS encoding aconitase X: MQLTKQEQRMLNGEEGYAVRKSMEILVALGDIFGAEKLIKVGSVQVAGVSYHNLGDAGLEFLNELAKDGKVKVLTTLNPAGMDLENWRALGISEEFADKQNQVIEAFERMGILISCTCTPYLIGNLPRYGEHVAWSESSAVTFANSVLGAKTNREGGPSALAAAFVGKTPCYGLHLDENRVPDVQVQVNAELSKLSDWGALGYAVGKKAENKIPYITGIKEAEVDELKSFCASVVTYGAKPLFYMKGITPASETVQPPKDTVTIEPADIKDAYDNINDQVSDIDFVCVGCPHCSIKEIAQIAELVEGKKVAAGTELWVATSRTAKQLADKRGYTQVIEAVGGKFACDTCMAVAPLKGRFKALATTSAKGCFYSRHNLMKTKMGSLQECIEAAVSGKWNN, from the coding sequence ATGCAGCTAACTAAACAGGAACAACGCATGCTAAACGGCGAAGAAGGCTATGCCGTCCGAAAGAGCATGGAGATTCTGGTCGCGTTGGGCGACATCTTTGGCGCAGAAAAACTCATCAAAGTGGGTTCGGTACAGGTGGCGGGAGTCAGCTACCACAACCTTGGAGACGCGGGCTTAGAGTTTCTCAACGAACTGGCTAAGGATGGCAAAGTCAAAGTCCTAACCACCCTCAACCCTGCAGGAATGGACCTAGAAAACTGGCGCGCACTGGGCATCAGTGAGGAATTCGCCGACAAGCAGAATCAGGTAATTGAAGCATTTGAGCGGATGGGCATTTTAATCAGCTGCACCTGTACACCTTACCTCATCGGAAACCTGCCGCGATACGGAGAACACGTCGCGTGGTCCGAGTCGTCAGCAGTGACGTTTGCCAACAGCGTGTTAGGCGCAAAAACCAACCGCGAAGGCGGTCCGTCGGCGTTGGCCGCGGCGTTTGTGGGCAAAACCCCCTGCTACGGGCTACATCTGGACGAGAACCGTGTCCCCGACGTGCAAGTGCAGGTAAATGCAGAGTTATCGAAGCTTTCTGATTGGGGCGCATTGGGCTACGCCGTGGGCAAGAAGGCGGAAAACAAAATCCCCTACATCACAGGCATAAAAGAAGCCGAAGTCGACGAGCTCAAAAGCTTCTGCGCCTCCGTGGTAACCTACGGTGCCAAGCCGCTTTTCTACATGAAAGGCATCACACCCGCCTCAGAAACCGTCCAGCCACCCAAAGACACAGTAACCATAGAGCCAGCCGACATAAAGGACGCCTACGACAACATCAACGACCAAGTCAGCGACATCGACTTTGTTTGTGTCGGCTGTCCCCACTGCAGCATCAAAGAAATCGCCCAAATCGCCGAACTCGTGGAAGGCAAAAAGGTGGCGGCGGGCACGGAGCTTTGGGTTGCCACCTCGCGAACGGCAAAGCAGTTGGCGGACAAACGCGGCTACACGCAGGTCATTGAGGCGGTGGGCGGAAAATTTGCCTGCGACACCTGCATGGCGGTGGCACCGCTTAAGGGCAGATTCAAGGCGCTGGCAACCACATCAGCCAAGGGATGCTTCTATTCGCGTCATAACCTTATGAAAACCAAGATGGGCAGCCTCCAAGAATGCATCGAGGCAGCGGTGAGTGGAAAATGGAACAACTAA
- a CDS encoding DUF126 domain-containing protein codes for MEQLKGRIIYKGKAQAEALVTSQPISFYGGVDPNTGVVLEKGHELQGQSVKGKILVFPQGKGSTVGSYTLYRLKKNGVAPAGMVNKETETIVAVGAIISEIPFVDKVDIGKIKTGIQVSIENETITIF; via the coding sequence ATGGAACAACTAAAAGGCAGAATAATCTACAAAGGCAAAGCCCAAGCCGAAGCACTAGTCACTTCCCAGCCAATCAGCTTCTACGGCGGCGTGGACCCCAACACGGGCGTCGTTTTGGAGAAGGGACACGAACTTCAGGGGCAAAGCGTGAAGGGCAAGATTTTAGTGTTTCCGCAGGGCAAAGGCAGCACGGTTGGCAGCTACACACTTTACAGGCTCAAAAAGAACGGCGTTGCACCCGCAGGCATGGTAAACAAAGAAACCGAAACCATCGTAGCAGTCGGCGCCATCATCAGTGAAATCCCCTTCGTAGACAAAGTAGACATAGGCAAAATCAAGACAGGCATCCAAGTCAGTATAGAAAACGAAACCATCACTATTTTTTAA
- a CDS encoding type II toxin-antitoxin system VapC family toxin has translation MKAVIDTRFLIAHFFGQADLNNWTRNTLQLLQKADNRGFVPSIVVHEFYKFVFQNRGKTVADLRTQSLLSSDLKTVNLDSIIGVEAAKFRCKYAELPTADAIIAATATITDCDYVLTDDKHIRQIKETKTKWL, from the coding sequence ATGAAAGCAGTAATAGACACCAGATTTCTCATCGCACATTTTTTTGGCCAAGCTGACTTAAACAACTGGACCCGAAACACCCTACAACTCCTCCAGAAAGCAGACAACCGCGGTTTTGTTCCATCAATAGTGGTGCATGAATTCTACAAGTTCGTTTTCCAAAACAGAGGCAAAACAGTCGCGGACCTGAGAACTCAATCACTTCTAAGCTCTGATCTTAAAACGGTCAATCTTGACTCAATCATCGGCGTTGAAGCAGCAAAGTTTCGATGCAAATACGCAGAGTTGCCTACAGCTGATGCAATCATAGCAGCAACCGCAACTATAACAGATTGCGATTACGTCCTTACCGACGATAAGCACATACGGCAGATTAAAGAAACAAAAACAAAATGGCTCTAA
- a CDS encoding AbrB/MazE/SpoVT family DNA-binding domain-containing protein, whose amino-acid sequence MNNEVLVTRKGQVTIPVALRRKHGIKEGMKLIVEDSPSGIILKAVTRLEDLAGADSGTMPIEKAFEILDKMRSEDRY is encoded by the coding sequence TTGAACAATGAAGTGTTAGTAACGCGCAAAGGGCAAGTTACAATACCCGTCGCCTTACGCCGCAAACATGGCATAAAAGAAGGAATGAAACTTATAGTTGAAGACTCCCCTTCAGGCATAATCCTCAAAGCCGTAACCCGACTTGAAGACTTAGCAGGTGCGGATTCTGGAACAATGCCCATTGAAAAAGCCTTTGAAATATTGGACAAAATGCGCTCTGAAGACCGATACTAA
- a CDS encoding isopentenyl phosphate kinase: MSEAKPIILKIGGSVITDKDGDLAAKTEVINRIAEEIKRADIDNLVIVHGGGSFGHPTAQKYGIQDGLKEPSQKVGFSETHHVMTVLNGLIMDALVWHELPSLSITPSTCTMTENGRIKYFDDTVLCTCMKMGFVPVLYGDAVLDEKMGFTVLSGDQLVAYLAVKLKAEKIVIGVDTDGLYEADPKVDKNAKPYLKLNLDQLKRVQAKIGQAQTTDVTGGMAGKIAELIPAVEAGVSVQIINATRNLRVLRGLTGERIEGTIITKA, from the coding sequence TTGAGCGAGGCAAAACCCATCATCCTCAAAATCGGCGGATCCGTCATAACCGACAAAGACGGCGACTTAGCCGCTAAAACCGAAGTCATAAACCGCATAGCTGAAGAAATCAAACGCGCAGACATAGACAACCTCGTCATTGTGCATGGCGGCGGAAGTTTTGGTCACCCAACCGCGCAGAAATACGGCATCCAAGACGGATTAAAAGAGCCCTCGCAAAAAGTCGGCTTCTCCGAAACCCACCACGTAATGACCGTTCTTAACGGGTTAATCATGGACGCCCTTGTGTGGCATGAGCTTCCTTCCCTAAGCATCACCCCCTCCACATGCACCATGACCGAGAACGGCAGAATCAAGTACTTTGATGACACCGTTCTGTGCACCTGCATGAAAATGGGGTTTGTACCTGTCCTTTACGGCGATGCTGTGTTGGATGAGAAGATGGGATTCACGGTGCTTTCCGGCGACCAGCTGGTTGCTTATTTGGCGGTTAAGCTGAAGGCAGAAAAAATCGTCATAGGCGTGGACACCGACGGCTTATATGAAGCCGACCCCAAAGTGGACAAAAACGCCAAGCCCTACTTGAAGCTGAACTTGGACCAGCTTAAGCGGGTGCAGGCAAAAATTGGCCAAGCTCAAACCACCGATGTGACAGGCGGCATGGCAGGAAAAATCGCCGAGTTAATCCCCGCCGTCGAAGCAGGCGTCTCCGTCCAGATAATTAATGCGACCCGCAACCTCCGCGTCCTGAGGGGTCTGACGGGGGAACGCATTGAAGGCACCATCATAACAAAGGCATAG
- the fni gene encoding type 2 isopentenyl-diphosphate Delta-isomerase: protein MAEETRKRKAEHIKICLDDRAQTRDATSGFEDIHFVHKALPEISKEQIDTSVNVFGHKFNAPLIVSAMTGGTPEAEKINANIAQAVEQLGLGMGVGSQRAAIENAELAETFKVARKKAPTAFLIANIGGVQLVHGYGVKEIKKAVEMIEADAVAIHLNALQEAVQPEGQTNFEGILAKIAQVAAELDVPVIVKETGCGIASEEAHKLEVAGVGGIDVGGLGGTSFAAVEYFRTEQKQNSLERFLGEAFWDWGIPTAVSLAEIAQTVEIPVLASGGLRYGLDIAKALALGASLTGVAQPVLQTAVKGAAETENLLGILVEELKNVMFLVGAQRVVQLTHRPLVVTGKTASWLQARGFAVESYAQRGA from the coding sequence TTGGCTGAGGAAACACGAAAACGCAAAGCAGAACACATAAAAATCTGCCTTGACGACCGAGCTCAAACCAGAGATGCCACCTCGGGTTTTGAAGACATCCACTTCGTACATAAAGCACTGCCAGAAATCAGCAAGGAACAAATCGACACCTCAGTCAACGTGTTTGGGCATAAATTCAACGCACCCCTAATTGTCAGCGCCATGACGGGAGGAACCCCCGAAGCAGAAAAAATCAATGCAAACATTGCTCAAGCCGTCGAACAATTAGGGCTGGGCATGGGGGTTGGAAGCCAACGAGCCGCCATCGAAAACGCCGAACTGGCAGAAACCTTCAAAGTTGCCCGAAAAAAGGCGCCAACCGCATTTTTGATAGCCAACATCGGCGGCGTGCAGTTGGTTCATGGCTACGGCGTAAAAGAAATCAAAAAAGCCGTGGAGATGATTGAGGCTGACGCAGTGGCAATTCACTTAAATGCATTGCAGGAAGCGGTTCAGCCTGAAGGACAAACCAACTTCGAGGGCATCCTAGCAAAAATCGCCCAAGTTGCCGCGGAGTTGGATGTGCCCGTCATCGTAAAGGAAACAGGCTGCGGAATCGCCTCCGAAGAAGCACATAAACTTGAGGTGGCAGGCGTCGGGGGAATCGACGTTGGCGGGTTGGGCGGAACCAGTTTTGCCGCAGTTGAATACTTCCGAACGGAACAGAAGCAAAACAGTTTAGAGCGGTTTTTAGGGGAAGCCTTTTGGGATTGGGGCATCCCAACTGCGGTGAGTTTAGCAGAAATCGCGCAAACCGTTGAAATTCCCGTTTTGGCTTCAGGCGGATTACGTTACGGCTTAGACATAGCTAAAGCGTTGGCGCTTGGGGCAAGCTTAACGGGGGTTGCTCAACCAGTACTGCAGACCGCAGTGAAAGGCGCCGCGGAAACAGAGAATTTGTTGGGGATTCTGGTTGAGGAATTGAAGAATGTGATGTTTCTGGTGGGCGCCCAACGGGTTGTGCAGTTAACGCATAGACCTCTTGTGGTTACGGGCAAAACAGCCAGCTGGCTTCAGGCAAGGGGTTTTGCGGTTGAAAGTTACGCACAAAGAGGCGCATAG
- a CDS encoding polyprenyl synthetase family protein, with the protein MNIEEFLAEKAPLIDKTIEKYIPREFSQNAILFQVDPPKYGCNEQTLNEAIANPIWDMLDRGGKRWRPALFLLICEALGKKLDSCLDFAIIPEVVHNGTLVIDDIEDSSEARRGKPCTYKMFGVDIAVNAGNAMYYLPLVPLMEQKSSLPAKQLADVYEIYVQEMINLSIGQAMDIAWHRGLANADNIAEEDYLQMCAYKTGTLARMSAKIAAVLSGADEKLVKKLGTFAESIGVAFQMQDDILDLTGEEFAKKKGGLGQDITEGKRTLMVIRTLKTAAPADRQRLIEILKMHTSEQALRDEAIGIIAKNGAVEYVKKKADAMVEESWKEVDALLEASEGKEKLKAFAEFLIKRSI; encoded by the coding sequence ATGAATATTGAAGAGTTCCTCGCCGAGAAGGCACCACTAATAGACAAAACCATCGAGAAATATATCCCCCGAGAATTTAGTCAAAACGCAATCTTATTTCAAGTTGACCCTCCAAAATACGGATGCAACGAACAAACCCTAAACGAAGCCATCGCGAACCCCATTTGGGATATGCTGGACCGAGGCGGCAAACGGTGGCGTCCCGCGCTTTTTCTGCTTATCTGCGAGGCGTTAGGCAAGAAGTTGGATTCGTGTTTGGATTTTGCCATCATCCCCGAAGTGGTCCACAACGGCACGCTTGTCATCGACGACATCGAAGACTCGTCTGAAGCGCGCCGAGGAAAACCATGCACCTACAAGATGTTTGGGGTAGACATAGCGGTGAACGCGGGAAATGCCATGTACTATTTGCCGTTGGTGCCGTTGATGGAGCAGAAAAGCAGCCTGCCCGCCAAGCAGCTTGCGGACGTTTACGAGATTTATGTGCAAGAAATGATTAACCTCAGCATTGGGCAAGCCATGGACATCGCGTGGCACCGAGGCTTAGCCAACGCCGACAACATAGCCGAAGAAGATTACCTGCAGATGTGCGCTTACAAAACAGGCACGCTGGCACGCATGTCCGCCAAAATCGCCGCCGTCCTCTCAGGTGCAGACGAGAAGCTAGTCAAGAAGTTGGGCACCTTCGCCGAAAGCATTGGCGTGGCGTTTCAGATGCAAGATGACATTTTGGATTTAACGGGCGAAGAGTTCGCCAAAAAGAAGGGCGGCTTGGGTCAGGACATCACCGAAGGCAAACGGACGCTGATGGTGATTCGCACCCTCAAAACCGCCGCCCCAGCGGACAGGCAGCGGCTAATCGAAATTCTTAAGATGCATACGTCGGAGCAGGCGTTGCGAGATGAAGCCATTGGCATCATTGCTAAAAACGGCGCTGTGGAGTACGTGAAGAAGAAAGCGGATGCCATGGTGGAGGAAAGCTGGAAAGAAGTGGATGCGCTTTTGGAAGCCTCTGAGGGCAAGGAAAAATTAAAAGCCTTCGCAGAATTCCTCATTAAGAGAAGCATCTAA
- a CDS encoding glutamate--tRNA ligase, with protein sequence MLKDNIELRELIRKTALLNAVQHGGKAQAGPIVGKLLGEKAELRSQAKELTAVINEVLAEVNSLPVEEQKRIVAEKWPQTKEKKKAEEEKHLPPLPNADKYEHVVTRFSPNPDCVLHLGSARAIVLSHEYARIYKGKFVLRFEDTDPKVKKSSLEFYGKIREDLAWLGCVGDEEYIQSDRVPIYYEYAEKLLAGGNAYVCTCVPDEFREKTIQQQPCPCRSLPPEEQLKRWNCMLDGTYAEGEAVMRVKTDLNHPNPAVRDWPALRVIDTQTHPHPRVGSKYRVWPLYNMAAGLDDHLLGITHIIRGKEHLTNGVRQKFMYKYLGWEYPQETHYGRLKITGAFLSKSKIIQGIKDKEFTGFDDPRLATFAALRKRGITPEAVKRMIIDVGPKTADVTLSWENLYAYNRKILDPQCDRYFFVAEPVKLKVKNLPKAFDVKLLLHPEHPEKGVRQHTITPTGKDSAAELWITKKDAANMTQGKVVRLMELFNVQIENATPDCVEAVFLSESYEQVRKAKAQLIHWIAVGQEFPCIVVMPDASKVEGVTEDYCEKLKPDTTVQFERFGFVRVDAVAGTLTAYYAHK encoded by the coding sequence ATGCTAAAAGACAACATCGAATTAAGGGAACTTATCCGCAAAACTGCCCTGCTCAACGCCGTACAGCATGGAGGCAAAGCCCAAGCGGGTCCGATTGTGGGGAAACTTTTGGGCGAAAAAGCTGAACTACGCAGCCAAGCCAAAGAGCTCACCGCCGTAATCAACGAGGTCTTAGCCGAGGTTAACAGCCTGCCGGTGGAGGAGCAGAAGCGCATTGTAGCAGAGAAGTGGCCTCAGACCAAGGAGAAAAAGAAGGCTGAGGAAGAGAAGCATCTGCCGCCGCTACCTAACGCAGATAAGTATGAGCATGTGGTAACGCGGTTTTCGCCCAACCCCGACTGCGTGCTGCATTTGGGTTCTGCAAGAGCCATCGTTTTAAGCCACGAGTACGCCCGCATCTACAAAGGCAAATTCGTTCTGCGCTTTGAAGATACGGACCCGAAGGTGAAAAAGTCCAGCTTGGAGTTTTATGGCAAAATCCGCGAAGACCTTGCATGGCTAGGATGCGTCGGCGATGAAGAGTACATTCAAAGTGACCGCGTACCCATCTACTATGAGTATGCAGAGAAGCTTCTGGCAGGAGGCAACGCGTACGTTTGCACTTGTGTTCCTGACGAATTCAGGGAGAAAACCATCCAGCAACAACCCTGTCCCTGCCGTAGCCTACCGCCTGAGGAGCAGTTGAAGCGTTGGAACTGCATGTTGGACGGGACCTACGCGGAGGGAGAAGCTGTGATGCGGGTGAAAACTGACCTGAACCACCCCAACCCCGCTGTAAGAGACTGGCCTGCCCTTAGGGTCATTGATACGCAGACGCATCCACATCCCCGAGTGGGCAGCAAATACCGCGTCTGGCCCCTCTACAACATGGCAGCAGGGTTAGACGACCATCTGCTGGGCATAACACACATTATCCGAGGCAAGGAGCACCTGACCAATGGGGTCCGGCAGAAGTTCATGTACAAATATCTGGGCTGGGAGTACCCCCAAGAAACCCATTATGGTAGACTCAAAATCACAGGGGCGTTCCTAAGCAAATCAAAGATTATTCAGGGCATAAAGGACAAAGAATTCACAGGCTTTGATGACCCGCGGCTTGCAACCTTTGCTGCCCTAAGAAAACGGGGCATTACGCCTGAAGCGGTCAAGAGGATGATTATTGATGTTGGACCCAAAACTGCCGACGTTACGTTAAGCTGGGAGAACCTGTACGCGTATAACCGCAAAATCCTTGACCCCCAATGCGACCGTTACTTCTTCGTGGCTGAACCCGTCAAGCTCAAAGTGAAAAATCTGCCGAAGGCGTTTGATGTGAAGCTTTTGTTGCATCCGGAGCACCCCGAAAAAGGCGTCCGCCAACACACCATAACCCCAACCGGCAAAGACAGCGCCGCAGAGTTGTGGATAACCAAAAAAGACGCCGCAAACATGACGCAGGGCAAAGTGGTCAGGCTTATGGAGTTGTTCAACGTTCAAATCGAAAACGCAACGCCCGATTGTGTGGAAGCGGTTTTCTTAAGTGAATCCTACGAACAAGTCCGCAAAGCCAAAGCTCAACTTATCCATTGGATAGCGGTCGGTCAAGAGTTCCCCTGCATTGTAGTGATGCCTGACGCGTCAAAGGTTGAAGGCGTTACGGAGGATTATTGCGAAAAGTTAAAGCCAGACACTACAGTACAGTTTGAGCGATTCGGATTCGTGCGTGTGGACGCCGTAGCGGGCACGTTGACAGCGTATTATGCGCACAAGTAA
- a CDS encoding signal recognition particle subunit SRP19/SEC65 family protein, with amino-acid sequence MRKQKKVIIWPVYFDAGKTRMKGRRVAKDLAVPSPKVAEIEEAALQLRLDPELVPNKGYPKTPWNRAGMVLVEKDGSKEQVINRLAQQVLKTRNETPKQKR; translated from the coding sequence ATGCGTAAACAGAAAAAAGTCATAATCTGGCCGGTATATTTTGATGCGGGAAAAACCCGAATGAAGGGACGCCGCGTCGCCAAAGACTTAGCGGTGCCTTCGCCAAAAGTTGCCGAAATTGAAGAAGCTGCTCTACAACTTCGCTTGGACCCTGAGCTGGTTCCCAACAAAGGCTACCCCAAGACCCCTTGGAACAGGGCAGGCATGGTACTGGTGGAAAAAGACGGCTCCAAAGAACAAGTCATCAACCGCCTTGCCCAGCAGGTACTGAAAACCCGAAACGAAACCCCCAAACAAAAGCGCTAG
- a CDS encoding 30S ribosomal protein S8e, giving the protein MSVWHGNLHKKKLTGGRKRICRIKRKFEHGKFAAETILGEPKRKISRGYGGNKKLKVLAEKYASVTDVKSGKTEKTQILRVVRNPANVDYNRRGVITKGAEIETSLGMAKVTSRPGNDGIINAILIGGKEAKA; this is encoded by the coding sequence ATGTCCGTTTGGCATGGAAATTTACACAAGAAGAAGCTCACTGGCGGCAGAAAACGGATTTGTCGCATAAAACGCAAGTTTGAACACGGCAAATTTGCAGCGGAAACCATCCTTGGCGAACCAAAACGCAAAATCAGCCGCGGTTATGGCGGAAACAAGAAACTGAAAGTCTTGGCTGAAAAATACGCTTCCGTCACCGACGTGAAAAGCGGCAAAACAGAAAAAACGCAGATACTGCGTGTTGTGCGTAACCCCGCTAACGTAGATTACAACCGCAGAGGCGTCATCACCAAAGGCGCCGAAATCGAAACCAGTTTAGGCATGGCAAAAGTGACCAGCCGCCCAGGCAACGATGGCATAATAAACGCCATTCTCATCGGCGGCAAAGAAGCAAAAGCCTAA
- the scpB gene encoding SMC-Scp complex subunit ScpB, which yields MQNNQAANQTSDDIEVKVQQAEAEASEAKPKEPQQTVDPEERRKHNLVMLEAALYVAGRPLDLNELCSVITTRSKKKTETLMEDLRVEYASRNTSMEILRLKDERYVMQVKAEFTPLVKKLVNRPLLSSGPLKTLSYIAYRQPITSKRVIEVRGQHAYGHIKMLKDMGLVAPERNGRSIVLKTTDYFSDYFGLTQDTASMKRELKRIFGDALKDERQT from the coding sequence TTGCAAAACAACCAAGCGGCAAACCAGACCTCTGATGACATTGAAGTGAAAGTGCAGCAGGCTGAAGCTGAGGCTTCGGAGGCTAAACCTAAGGAACCGCAGCAAACCGTGGATCCAGAGGAGCGTCGGAAGCATAATTTGGTTATGCTTGAAGCTGCCTTGTATGTTGCGGGGCGACCTTTAGACCTTAACGAGCTTTGCTCGGTTATTACGACGCGGTCAAAGAAGAAAACGGAGACGCTTATGGAGGACCTTCGGGTTGAGTATGCTTCTCGCAATACGTCAATGGAGATTTTGCGGCTTAAGGATGAGCGGTATGTGATGCAGGTGAAGGCTGAGTTTACGCCGCTGGTGAAGAAGTTGGTGAATCGTCCGTTGCTGTCTTCGGGTCCGCTAAAGACGCTTAGCTACATTGCTTATCGTCAGCCGATTACTTCTAAACGTGTCATTGAAGTGCGGGGTCAACACGCGTATGGGCACATCAAAATGCTTAAGGACATGGGGTTGGTGGCGCCTGAACGCAACGGACGCAGCATTGTGCTTAAGACTACGGATTACTTTTCGGACTATTTTGGGTTAACTCAAGACACTGCTTCTATGAAGCGGGAGCTTAAACGCATATTTGGGGACGCTTTAAAGGATGAACGGCAAACTTAG